Within the Solwaraspora sp. WMMA2056 genome, the region GGTAGCCGCGCCCGGTGGCGTACTGGTCCAGCCAGAGCACCCACTCGTTACGTCCGTTGAACTGCGCCCACATCGGCCCCTCGACGACGTTGCCGCCGCCGGTGCCGTTGGAGATGCCCAGGTGGGACAGGTTACCCAGGGTCGTCCAGCCGCCTAGGATCGAGTTGCTCGCCTCGATCGTGATGTGCCCGTCGGCCGAGGCCCGGTAGTAGCGGTAGCCGCCGACGTTGTTCGGCACCTCGATGATCTGGGTGTCGATGATGCCCTGGCCGCTGCCCCGGTCGATGTAGAGCTGCGGGCTGGTGACGGTGCGGAAATCGCTGGTCCGTACGTACCAGATCCGGTGCTTGGTCACTCCGTCGCGCGACGAGTTGGTCGCCCAGTAGATGACGTAGTCGCCGGTCGCCGGGTTCCAGATGGCCTCGGGCGCCCAGGCGTTACCCGCACCGGCGATGCCGGCGGCGACGTTGAGCAGCCGGGGTGGCGACCAGTTGACCAGGTCGTTCGACTCCCAGACGACGATCGACGTGCTGCCCCGGTTGGCCGCGTCGTTCCACGACGTACCGCTGGCGATCCGCAGATCGGTGGCGATGATCCAGTACCGGTCGCCGGCCGGCGACCGGATGATCACCGGATCACGGACCCCCCGGGTACCGACCGTGGAGAGCAGGACCGGCCCGCCGTTGTTGAGGTCGGTCCAGCGCAGCCCGTCGGTGCTGTGGGCCAGGTGGATCTGCTCACCGTTGGCCGACTCGCCGGTGAAGTGGACCATGAGGTATCCGGTGAACGGGTCGAGGGCGGCGGCCCGCTGGGGGGTGACAGCGGTCCAGGAGGTGAACAGCAGGCAGGCGGCGAGGGCGATGGCGCCCAGCCGCGCGGCGGTTCGTGGCATCGGTGCTCCCAGGGGGTGGGCTCGGGTCGGACTTGGGTCTGGCTGGCTTGAGGTCCGGTCAGCGGCTGGGGGTGATCGGGCGGATGGTGCCGTCGGCGGCGAACTCGAGCGGGTCGATGACGATCTCCCGGTTGGTGCCGTTGCCCGCCGGTACGGCGAACCGGTGGTAGGCGATCCGCCAGGTGTCGGTGCCGGGAATCCGGATCACCGAGTGGTGTCCGGTGCCCTTGATTCCGTCGACGAGGCGTTTCTGCAGCACCACACCCCGGGCGGTCCACGGGCCGAGCGGTGACGGCCCGGTGGCGTACGCGACCTGGTAGTCCTCGCTGCGGGTGTCGTTCTCCGACCACATGAAGTAGTAGGTGCCGTTTCGCTTGAAGACGAACGGCGCCTCGTTGTAGCCAGCCGGGGTGATCAGGCGCACCTGCGCCGGATCGAACGAGACCATGTCGGTGCCGAGCGGGACGACCCGTGCGGCGCCCTGCCCCCAGTACAGGTAGGAACGGCCGTCGTCGTCGGTGAAGACCATCGGGTCGATGGCCTGACCGGAGTACTGGCCGCCCCGGATCAGCGGCCGGCCGAGCGCGTCGCGGAACGGTCCGGTCGGGGTGTCGGCGACGGCGACGCCCAGGTGCTTGACCGGGTCGCCGCTGGCCGCACCCCCGGAGAAGTAGAGGTAGTAGCGGCCGTCGCGGGCGGCGACCGCCGGCGCCCAGGCGGAGTCGTCGGCCCACGACACGTCGGGACCGTGGTCCAGGATCACCCCGTGGGCGGTCCAGTTGACCAGGTCCGGTGAGGAGAACGCCTGATAGTACGGGGCGGCCCAGCCGGCGTAGCCGTCGGTCGTCGGGTACAGGTAGTACCGGCCGTTGAAGATCGTCAGGTGCGGGTCGGCGAAGAGCCCGGGGATGGCCGGCCCCTGGTTGGTCGCCGGCGCGAGCGGCGGGGCGAGCCGGAACGAACTGTCCGCCCGGAAGCTGGCGGAGTCCTGGTACGCGTCGAGCCGGAGACCGAAGTCGCGGTGCCGGATCCGGTGCGTCGGATAGTTGTACGCCGCGAGCGCGACGGTGCCGGCGACCGACCCGTCGACCGGGCAGAAGGTGGCGTCGCGCCGGAAGGCGGCGTCGCCGGTGTTGACGTCGACCCGCAACAGCCAGTCGCGGTGTCGCAGAAACAGTCCGTCGCGGGTCTGCAGCGAGTAGCAGTCCGGGGTGGCCAGCCCGCTGACGATGGTGAAGGTGGCGTCGAGCCGGGCCTGTACCGGGCTGGCAGGCGTGACCGGTTCGAGCTGGACGGCCTGGTTCAGGTGGCGAACGTACCGCCCGGGGTAGTTCACCGATTCCAGGGAGTGCGTCCCGGTCGGCAGCGGCGCGGCGCCGGCCGGTGCACCGGTGCCGGCGATCACGGCGAGGCAGAGCATCGCCGCCAGGACCGGGCCAACGCGGTGTCGCATCCAGACACTCCTATGTTTGCGTTAACAATCACGATCGGCGGCAGTTACGACGAAATTGCCAGCTGAGATCGACAGTGTTAACTGGGACACGGAGTCCTGTCAATGGTGGCCCGCGATCGGCAGCTAGGCTGACGCATGCTCGCTGAACTCGTCGCGCACGCCCGTCGGCTCGTGCCGACCGAGGGCCGGCACGTGCTGGGCATCACCGGCTGCCCCGCCGCCGGCAAGTCGACCCTCGCGGCGGCGCTCGTCGACGAACTGACCCGCCACGGCGAGGCGGTCGCCGCCGTGCCGATGGACGGGTTCCACCTGTCCGACGCCGCACTGAGCCAACTCGGCCGCCGGGACCGCAAGGGCGCCATCGACACCTTCGACGCAGACGGTTACCTGGCGCTGCTGCGCCGCATCCGGGCCGACCACGACAGGACCATCTGGGCTCCCGGCTTCGCCCGCGACCTGGAACAGCCGATCGCCGGCACCATCCCGGTCGACCCACAGGTACGCCTGGTGGTTACCGAGGGCAACTACCTGCTCGCCGCGGAGCCGCCGTGGCCGCAGGTCCGCGCCGAGCTGGCCGAGGTGTGGTACTGCCACCTCGACGACGACCTTCGTCGCGACCGGCTCGTCCGCCGGCACGTCGAGTTCGGCAAGTCCGAACAGGCCGCCCGCGACTGGGTCCGAGCCGTCGACGACCCGAACGCCGCACTGATCAGCAGCAGCCGCGACCGAGCCGACCTGGACATCGACATGGCCAGGATCGGGCCGCTCGGCCCGACCACCGGGTGACCGTCAGGGCTTACGGGCCACCGCGCCGTAGGCGTCGATGTGGCCAGCGTCCGGGTCGTCCGACCGCCACCGGGTGATCGGCACCAGGCCCGGCTCCACCAGGGCCAGACCCTCGAAACACTCGGCGAGCTGCTCAGGACTGCGCAGGACGTAGGGCACTCCCCCGCTCTCCACCAGCTTCTCGGCACCCCGTACCACCGCAGGACTGGTGTCGGTGCCGTCCCACAACACGAGGAAGCTTCCCGACGCGACGGTGCCCATCAGGTGATCCACGATGGACTGGACAACGTCGAGATCGGGCTCGTACCCAAGGACCCCCATGAACAGCACCGCCGTCGGCTCCCGCAGGTCCAGCACCGACCTCGCCCCAGCGAGGATCCGCTCCGGGTCGTGATAGTCCGCGTCCACGTAGGTGACCGCTCCGCCAGCGCCCGAACTGGTCAGCAGGGCCCGGGCGTGCACCAGCGCCAACGGGTCGTTGTCGACATAGACGGTCCGCGACTGCGGCGCGACGCCCTGGGCCACCTCGTGGGTGTTCTGCATCGTCGGCAGCCCCGTCCCGACGTCGACGAACTGCCGGACACCAGCCTCGGCGGCCAGGAACCGCACGGCGCGGATGAGGAACCGCCGGGACTGCCGGGCCATCACCGCGATCTCCGGGTAGACGCTGGCCACGGCGTCACCGGCATCCCGGTCGGCCTGGAAGTTGTCCTTGCCGCCCATCCAGTAGTTCCACATCCGCGCGGCATGCGGCACGTCGACCTGGAGCTTCGAGGCGAGTTCGGGGTCGGTGTCGGACATGTCACGGCTCCTGGAGGGTGGGGTGTCCGGGGTCGGACCCGGCGACGCCTACCGCACCCCGGTACGGCTGGGCACGTGTCGACGACAGGACATCCTAACCACGCCACTGCGGAACCGCCCACTCTGGACCGAAAAACTTCGGTCATCCAGTGCTGAGAGTGGAACCGTTCACGCGGGCGACGATCGCGTCGGCGAAGCGGTCCAGAGCGGCGCTGTCGGCGTACCGGAATCCGAGACTGGGCTCGATCAACTCCACCTCCAGCACCAACGGGCCACCCGTGCCGCGTACCACGTCCACCCGCGCGTAGAGCAACTGCTCCGGCACCACCCCACCCCGGCGCGCGACCACCGCGAGTGCGCGCTCCGCCAACGCGCGCGTCGCCCTGTCCGGCGTCGTGGCGGCGAGGCGCTCGGCCAGGTAGAGCTCGCCCACGGTGTCGACGGCACCTCGGGCCAGCATCGGTCCCTTCCAGAACGCGTGCGAATACCGACCCTCGACGAAGACCAGGGCCTGCTCACCATCGGTGTCCACCGCCTGCTGGTAGGGCTGCACGAGGGCGGCGAGCCCCTGCTCGTGCAGTGACCGGATCAGGCTGCGGGCCTGGTCCGCCATTCCGGGCCCGAACCGCCCGGCACCCCGCGACCCCGCGCCGACCACCGGCTTCACGACGTACTCGGCACCACCTGCGATCGACTCCGGTGCGTCCGCCGCCGGGTCGCCGGGGTCGACGACGGTCGTCGGGATGGTCGCCACCCCCGCCGACTGGAGGTCGAGCAGGTACCGCTTGTCGGCGTTGTACCGCACCAGCTCAGCCGGATTCGCCAGCCGCGGCACCTCGGCGCACCACCGGAGGAAGGCGGCGGGCTGGTCCGGGTAGTCCCAGGTGGCGCGGAGCACGACCAGGGTCTGCGGGGCGACCGGACCACCCCACGGTCGCCACGCGGCGGCGACTCCCCGATGGCCGAGTGCGTCGACCAGTTCCGCCTCGTCGCCGTCGCCTTCCGGCAGCGCGGTACAGGAGGCGAGCAGGACCTGCGGGTCCGACAGGGGCATGACGGCGTCCCTTTCATGTTGTCGCGAACGATCCCGCTCCGGATCTTCAGGAACCATCCCGCTCCGGATCGGCACCGGCAGCAGGCACCGTGCCGTGGGCTACTCGCGCCAGCCGGCGACTTCGACCCCCTTGGCCAGCTCCACCCGGAAGCCCAGCGCTATCTCGCCGATCTCGCCCGGAGCGAGCGACAGCCGCCAGGTCAACTCACCGAGCTCCGTACGCTCGACCGACGGCGGTACGACCACCGTCTCCCGGACCACCACCGCCTCGTCACGCGCCACCGGAAGCTGATCGCGCACCTCCACGTTCGCGGGGCGGGTCGTGTGGTTGCCGACGATGATCCGGTACTCCACCTCACGCCGTCGGGTCGACCCGAGCGTTGCCTTGGTCTCGACACGCCGATGCAGTTTCCGCTCCACCCTGAGCCGGTCGTCCACCCCCAGCGCCAACTTGGTCTCCTCACCCGGCGCCCACATCGGCAGCCTGGCGGACGCGACGAAGTCGGCGTGGTGGAACACCGCTGCCGGCCCAGGCAACAGGGTGTGCTCCGAGGTGTTGCGTACCGTGGCCCGCAGATGTGCCTCAGCGGTGACCACCGGCGTCGTGACGTGGTCCAGCCTGGCGGGCAGCTCCAACACGGCGACGGTGGCCCGGTGTGTGCTGCCGTCGGCCGGCACCGCCACCGGCCGGGCCGGCCGGTACGTGGCCGCGCTGACCCCCTGGGCGACGTCGGCGACGCGCTCCCGCAGCCGTGGCCGGGCCGCTGCGGACCGGACCGGGCCGCTGGCCGCCGCCTCGCTCGGTGTCGGCATCCCGGCCAGCATGTCCGCCGACACCGCGAGCGGAGGTGCCGGCTGGAGCCGGTCGAGAAACCAGGGCGACAATTCGGTCACCCCCGTCGTCGCGGCCGGCCGGGCGGTGGAGAGCTGAAGTTCGCACTCCGGCCAGTCCTCGCCGGTGCTCTGGCTGACCACTGCGAACCAGGTGACCGTCACGGTGTCCTCGACCAGCCGTAGGTCGTAGGAGGACTGCCAACTGGCCCCCTCCACCAGGTAGGTCAACTCCAGTTCGACTTCGGCATCGTCGGCATCCACTGCCACGACCACTTCGACGGCCAACTGGTCCGGCTCACGCTTGCCCTGCGCGGCGGCGAGATCCCGCCCGACGGCGGCCAGTTCCTCGGTCAGTTCGGTACGCCGACGGGCCAGGCCACGGCGACGGGCCCGCGAGTCGGTGAGCTGAGTGGCCACCGCGTCGGTGAAGTCGGCCACGTCGCCCGGCGTCGCGTCGCCGGCGGCCAGCGCGCGGGCGTAGGTGCCCCCGGCCCGCTCGGCCAACTTCGCCAGGAACTCCCCACGCTGCTGCTCGATGCCGTCCGCGTCGTCGACCCCGGCCAACTCGTCGGCCAGCTCACGGCGACGCCGCTCCAGGCCGACGACCTGCGCGTCGCCGCTGCGGGCCTGTCGCCACGTGGTCACGTCGACGCCGAGCACGGTGGCCGGGCCCCGACCGCCGACCCGGAC harbors:
- a CDS encoding glycoside hydrolase family 43 protein: MPRTAARLGAIALAACLLFTSWTAVTPQRAAALDPFTGYLMVHFTGESANGEQIHLAHSTDGLRWTDLNNGGPVLLSTVGTRGVRDPVIIRSPAGDRYWIIATDLRIASGTSWNDAANRGSTSIVVWESNDLVNWSPPRLLNVAAGIAGAGNAWAPEAIWNPATGDYVIYWATNSSRDGVTKHRIWYVRTSDFRTVTSPQLYIDRGSGQGIIDTQIIEVPNNVGGYRYYRASADGHITIEASNSILGGWTTLGNLSHLGISNGTGGGNVVEGPMWAQFNGRNEWVLWLDQYATGRGYLPLTSTSLGSTRNFQVRSDQSMGGTRKRHGSILNLTAAEQSRVLARWGSTVPVNRIQSYNYPDRYVRHANFDVRIDATVSPAQDAQFRLVPGLAANSGYVSFESVNYPGHYLRHYGYDFVLAANDGTATFAADATFRQVTGLADAGWSSFQSYNYPQRHIRHYGYQLRLDPITDAAGRADATFRVTS
- a CDS encoding family 43 glycosylhydrolase; the encoded protein is MRHRVGPVLAAMLCLAVIAGTGAPAGAAPLPTGTHSLESVNYPGRYVRHLNQAVQLEPVTPASPVQARLDATFTIVSGLATPDCYSLQTRDGLFLRHRDWLLRVDVNTGDAAFRRDATFCPVDGSVAGTVALAAYNYPTHRIRHRDFGLRLDAYQDSASFRADSSFRLAPPLAPATNQGPAIPGLFADPHLTIFNGRYYLYPTTDGYAGWAAPYYQAFSSPDLVNWTAHGVILDHGPDVSWADDSAWAPAVAARDGRYYLYFSGGAASGDPVKHLGVAVADTPTGPFRDALGRPLIRGGQYSGQAIDPMVFTDDDGRSYLYWGQGAARVVPLGTDMVSFDPAQVRLITPAGYNEAPFVFKRNGTYYFMWSENDTRSEDYQVAYATGPSPLGPWTARGVVLQKRLVDGIKGTGHHSVIRIPGTDTWRIAYHRFAVPAGNGTNREIVIDPLEFAADGTIRPITPSR
- a CDS encoding nucleoside/nucleotide kinase family protein, which encodes MLAELVAHARRLVPTEGRHVLGITGCPAAGKSTLAAALVDELTRHGEAVAAVPMDGFHLSDAALSQLGRRDRKGAIDTFDADGYLALLRRIRADHDRTIWAPGFARDLEQPIAGTIPVDPQVRLVVTEGNYLLAAEPPWPQVRAELAEVWYCHLDDDLRRDRLVRRHVEFGKSEQAARDWVRAVDDPNAALISSSRDRADLDIDMARIGPLGPTTG
- a CDS encoding SAM-dependent methyltransferase, with translation MSDTDPELASKLQVDVPHAARMWNYWMGGKDNFQADRDAGDAVASVYPEIAVMARQSRRFLIRAVRFLAAEAGVRQFVDVGTGLPTMQNTHEVAQGVAPQSRTVYVDNDPLALVHARALLTSSGAGGAVTYVDADYHDPERILAGARSVLDLREPTAVLFMGVLGYEPDLDVVQSIVDHLMGTVASGSFLVLWDGTDTSPAVVRGAEKLVESGGVPYVLRSPEQLAECFEGLALVEPGLVPITRWRSDDPDAGHIDAYGAVARKP
- a CDS encoding DUF4139 domain-containing protein; translated protein: MDTTKVEAPVVGVTAYPDRARVTRRGGVRLAAGRHRVRVAPLPLGLRRDSVRVGGRGPATVLGVDVTTWRQARSGDAQVVGLERRRRELADELAGVDDADGIEQQRGEFLAKLAERAGGTYARALAAGDATPGDVADFTDAVATQLTDSRARRRGLARRRTELTEELAAVGRDLAAAQGKREPDQLAVEVVVAVDADDAEVELELTYLVEGASWQSSYDLRLVEDTVTVTWFAVVSQSTGEDWPECELQLSTARPAATTGVTELSPWFLDRLQPAPPLAVSADMLAGMPTPSEAAASGPVRSAAARPRLRERVADVAQGVSAATYRPARPVAVPADGSTHRATVAVLELPARLDHVTTPVVTAEAHLRATVRNTSEHTLLPGPAAVFHHADFVASARLPMWAPGEETKLALGVDDRLRVERKLHRRVETKATLGSTRRREVEYRIIVGNHTTRPANVEVRDQLPVARDEAVVVRETVVVPPSVERTELGELTWRLSLAPGEIGEIALGFRVELAKGVEVAGWRE